The following coding sequences are from one Humulus lupulus chromosome X, drHumLupu1.1, whole genome shotgun sequence window:
- the LOC133807003 gene encoding protein EARLY STARVATION 1, chloroplastic-like, producing the protein MAASSRGFATQFDFKLRRFAFLHHSPHRSSNNGLELRKRRRVSFEVDRAGVTSRVGCCCSDSVVPIRRATRPGKSVEKNEEWRFDLKKTPRRVRIQATSPALPFASPQYRFDSKQEKYYPRCSPRNSGPQSRDSPPKRDTGIANEKDWGISLLNENVNETGTNEDGSTWYRESGEDLGDNGFRCRWTKMGGRSNDGSSEWKETWWEKSDWTGFKELGVEKSGRNAEGDSWWETWQEVLHQDEWSNLARIERSAQKQAKSGSENAGWYEKWWEKYDAKGWTEKGAHKYGRLNEQSWWEKWGEHYDGRGSVLKWTDKWAETELGTKWGDKWEEKFFAGIGSRQGETWHVSPSGERWSRTWGEEHFGNGKVHKYGKSTTGESWDIVVDEETYYEAEPHYGWADVVGDSSQLLSIEPRERPPGVYPNIEFGSSTPPEEFPPQL; encoded by the exons ATGGCGGCGAGTTCTAGAGGTTTCGCGACTCAGTTCGATTTCAAGCTCAGGAGATTCGCCTTTCTTCACCATTCACCGCATCGTAGTAGTAACAATGGTTTGGAGTTGAGGAAGCGGAGGAGAGTTAGTTTTGAAGTCGACCGAGCCGGAGTCACTAGTCGAGTCGGATGTTGCTGTTCCGACTCGGTGGTTCCGATTCGGAGAGCGACCAGGCCAGGGAAGAGCGTTGAGAAGAACGAAGAATGGCGGTTTGATCTCAAGAAAACCCCTCGCAGAGTTCGAATCCAGGCCACCTCTCCTGCATTGCCTTTCGCTTCTCCTCA ATATCGTTTTGATTCTAAACAAGAAAAATACTATCCTCGATGTAGCCCGAGAAATTCTGGTCCACAGTCCCGTGATAGTCCACCAAAAAGAG ACACTGGTATTGCTAATGAGAAGGATTGGGGCATTAGCTTGTTAAATGAAAATGTCAATGAGACTGGTACAAATGAAGATGGCAGTACTTGGTATCGAGAAAGTGGAGAAGACTTGGGAGATAATGGTTTCAGATGTAGATGGACAAAGATGGGCGGTCGTTCTAACGATGGTTCTTCAGAATGGAAGGAAACG TGGTGGGAGAAAAGTGATTGGACTGGATTCAAAGAGCTAG GTGTGGAGAAATCAGGTAGAAATGCTGAAGGCGATTCATGGTGGGAAACGTGGCAAGAAGTACTTCATCAAGATGAATGGAG TAATCTAGCAAGGATTGAGAGGAGTGCACAGAAGCAGGCAAAATCAGGTTCGGAAAATGCTGGATGGTATGAGAAATG GTGGGAGAAGTATGATGCTAAAGGCTGGACTGAGAAAGGAGCACATAAGTATGGTAGACTTAATGAACAGTCATGGTGGGAGAAGTGGGGAGAGCATTATGATGGAAGGGGATCTGTTCTCAAATG GACGGATAAATGGGCTGAGACTGAACTTGGGACTAAATGGGGTGACAAGTGGGAAGAAAAGTTCTTTGCTGGCATAGGTTCTCGAcaaggagagacatggcatgtaTCTCCCAGTGGTGAAC GTTGGTCAAGGACCTGGGGAGAAGAGCACTTCGGAAATGG gaAAGTGCACAAGTATGGGAAGAGCACAACAGGTGAAAGCTGGGATATTGTTGTAGACGAAGAAACTTATTACGA GGCTGAACCTCATTATGGATGGGCTGACGTTGTGGGTGACTCGAGCCAATTGCTATCAATCGAACCTCGGGAAAGGCCACCTGGTGTCTACCCAAATATTGAGTTTGGGTCGTCAACACCTCCTGAGGAATTTCCCCCGCAATTATGA
- the LOC133807004 gene encoding uncharacterized protein LOC133807004, which produces MRSEFMGKLSDLSAMIAKFVAKNSEKVANSSDESAGFNEGEKPDDFDNVSSPISDDSKDCGNDSAEESDGSKGVEKDLNENFDAVYSGLELSNVVGGDKDFTNKPEFSSVGLSFEEVYVDPEILSVIDRTVQYAEGEKKFTGSKDD; this is translated from the exons ATGAGATCTGAGTTCATGGGGAAACTCAGTGATTTATCTGCAATGATTGCTAAATTTGTTGCAAAAAATTCTGAAAAAGTTGCAAATTCAAGTGATGAAAGTGCTGGTTTTAATGAAGGGGAAAAGCCAGATGATTTTGATAATGTTTCCAGTCCTATTTCTGATGATTCTAAG gATTGTGGAAATGATTCAGCTGAAGAGTCTGATGGTAGTAAG GGTGTTGAGAaggatttaaatgaaaattttgatgcTGTTTATTCTGGGTTGGAGTTGTCAAATGTTGTGGGTGGAGATAag GATTTTACAAACAAGCCTGAGTTCAGTTcagttggtttaagttttgaagaaGTATATGTTGATCCAGAGATTTTGAGTGTTATTGATAGAACTGTTCAGTATGCAGAAGGAGAAAAGAAATTTACCGGGAGTAAGGATGATTAG
- the LOC133806744 gene encoding uncharacterized protein LOC133806744, protein MVGDDDEVPVAIEKREPKPSTHVKSPFVTEFGSSDVKETVKRKGVEVVIVRGLVPFENEIGQNVSKNDCLDYISWIEDKMNFKNKKKKFSDVNNIINPPMDYSFVKISEKMWFYKLQTCGEELMDTHINVYFYYLRKKIKLVDGLNKRVTTTDSWFDATIKGLYDNFVAAKCDSSIIRFDNLISDYIIGEYLFCNTPWVDVDHVLFPVHVKVQLHWVFIHLSIKSRMLTVYNSLTGKKNESIALPYVKAYSVVLPYFLDFLDFYCSRKDLDLNVGPYSVGKKDPIDFNFAKDLPFQEDNDCGVFVIKYADLFIHGKIDDIPKNMAAKIATYRDYLAINLYSHAKKKQIGGYKTEDDAPSKKSKRRRNYK, encoded by the exons ATggttggtgatgatgatgaggtTCCTGTTGCTATTGAAAAGAGGGAGCCTAAACCTAGTACTCATGTCAAGTCTCCTTTTGTTACTGAGTTTGGTTCTTCTGATGTTAAAGAAACTGTGAAGAGGAAGGGAGTGGAAGTGGTGATTGTTAGAGGATTGGTTCCATTTGAAAATGAAATAGGGCAGAATGTTTCAAAGAATGATTGCCTGGATTATATTTCTTGGATTGAGGATAAAATGAATTTTAAGaataa gaAGAAGAAATTTTCTGATGTCAATAACATTATCAATCCCCCAATGGATTATTCATTTGTTAAAATTTCTGAGAAAATGTGGTTTTACAAGCTTCAAACTTGTGGGGAGGAGCTTATGGACACT catataaatgtatatttttaTTACCTGAGGAAGAAGATTAAGCTGGTTGATGGTTTGAACAAGAGGGTTACAACTACAGACTCTTGGTTTGATGCAACTATCAAGGGTTTGTATGATAACTTTGTGGCAGCCAAATGTGATTCAAGCATCATTCGTTTTGATAATCTAATTTCAGATTACATTATTGGTGAATATTTGTTTTGTAACACTCCTTGGGTGGATGTGGATCATGTTCTTTTTCCTGTGCATGTGAAGGTTCAGTTGCATTGGGTTTTTATTCACCTTTCCATTAAGAGTAGGATGTTAACTGTCTACAATTCTTTGACGGGGAAGAAGAATGAGAGTATTGCTTTGCCATATGTGAAGGCTTACTCTGTTGTTTTACCATATTTTCTagattttcttgatttttattgTTCTAGGAAAGATTTGGACTTGAATGTTGGTCCATATTCTGTTGGGAAGAAAGATCCAATTGATTTTAACTTTGCCAAAGACTTGCCATTTCAAGAGGATAA tgatTGTGGAGTATTTGTTATCAAGTATGCTGATTTGTTTATTCATGGGAAGATTGATGACATCCCGAAGAACATGGCTGCCAAAATTGCTACCTATCGTGATTATCTTGCCATTAACTTGTATAGTCATGCAAAAAAGAAGCAGATTGGTGGGTACAAGACAGAAGATGATGCTCCATCAAAGAAATCAAAGAGGAGGAGGAATTATAAGTAG
- the LOC133806745 gene encoding protein FAR1-RELATED SEQUENCE 5-like: MIHNFQFKTKRSEPREYLVTCVDDNCNWLLRASKFRKTETFKVRKYVKTHTCSLDIIMEDHRQANCNVIGELIKSKYMSIKRVHTPHDMINDMLDDFGVSMGYQKAWRAREKALELARGNQDDSYQKLPIYLHMLKVSNPGTITHLVTDNTDHFKYMYLAFANSIKGWKHCRPVIVIDGTYLKTSFGGTLFTASTMDANNNIFPLAFGIGDSENDSSWLWFFTKLKETYGEREGMAIISDRHKSIENAIDHVYPKAFHGACIFHLLNNIKVNFGVHGEDLNLNFVKAAKAYRVQSFEHYMHEIDKIDTRIRPYLQKIGYSTWSRCHAPTRRYTMMTLIIAESINAALKAARTLPITTMMEGLRSLVQKWVWKNGNEANGTFTQVTTDTETVLRENFIRAIKFQVFPVNTILYQVVVEQKGNFLVNLMEKTCECKRFQQDEIPCAHAIAVFAKTRLKTYDYVADYYKTTTMKATYDSIVHPLPNEGEWTLPETLNIIVLPPKSRKPPGRPRRKRIRSRGEPKVQIKCGRCAQQGHNRKTCRNEPIPKLRNTTKSKKIDK; encoded by the exons ATGATCCACAACTTCcaattcaagacaaaaagatctGAACCAAGAGAGTACCTGGTAACCTGTGTGGATgacaattgtaactggttacttagagcTTCAAAGTTCAGGAAAACAGAAACATTTAAAGTCAGAAAGTATGTAAAAACTCACACCTGCTCCTTGGATATCATTATGGAAGACCACAGGCAGGCTAATTGCAATGTCATTGGGGaactaataaaatcaaaatacatGTCAATAAAGAGAGTACACACACCACATGACATGATCAACGACATGCTAGATGATTTTGGTGTTTCAATGGGGTACCAAAAAGCCTGGAGAGCAAGAGAAAAAGCTTTAGAATTGGCAAGGGGAAACCAAGATGATTCATACCAAAAACTTCCCATCTACCTTCACATGCTAAAAGTAtcgaacccaggtacaattacacACCTGGTTACAGACAATACAGATCACTTCAAATATATGTACCTAGCATTTGCAAATTCCATCAAAGGATGGAAACACTGTAGGCCAGTCATTGTGATAGATGGAACTTACTTGAAGACATCATTTGGGGGaactttattcactgcttcaacaaTGGATGCTAACAACAACATATTCCCATTAGCCTTTGGAATTGGAGACTCTGAAAATGATTCATCATGGTTATGGTTTTTCACAAAGCTAAAGGAGACATATGGAGAAAGAGAAG GTATGGCAATCATTTcagacaggcataaaagcatagAAAATGCTATAGACCATGTATACCCAAAAGCTTTCCATGGAGCATGCATATTCCACCTGTTAAACAACATCAAAGTCAATTTTGGTGTCCATGGGGAGGACCTAAACCTAAACTTTGTCAAAGCAGCAAAGGCATACAGGGTACAATCATTTGAGCATTACATGCATGAAATAGACAAGATTGACACACGCATAAGACCGTATTTACAAAAAATTGGATATTCAACTTGGTCTAGATGCCATGCTCCAACAAGAAGATATACAATGATGACATTAATTATAGCTGAATCAATAAATGCTGCATTGAAAGCTGCAAGAACGCTGCCAATCACTACAATGATGGAGGGCCTTCGAAGTTTAGTTCAAAAATGGGTATGGAAAAATGGTAACGAAGCAAACGGAACATTCACACAAGTAACAACAGATACTGAAACTGTGCTTAGAGAAAACTTTATTCGTGCCATTAAATTTCAG GTCTTCCCAGTAAACACTATACTGTACCAAGTTGTGGTTGAACAGAAAGGAAATTTTTTGGTCAACCTAATGGAGAAAACATGTGAATGCAAAAGATTCCAACAAGACGAAATACCGTGTGCACATGCAATAGCAGTATTCGCCAAAACACGGCTGAAAACATATGATTATGTTGCTGATTACTACAAAACTACAACTATGAAAGCAACATATGACTCAATTGTTCATCCATTGCCAAATGAAGGCGAATGGACACTCCCAGAGACTTTAAACATAATTGTCCTACCACCAAAATCAAGAAAACCACCAGGCCGCCCTAGAAGGAAAAGAATCAGATCTAGAGGAGAACCAAAGGTGCAAATAAAATGTGGAAGATGCGCACAGCAAGGGCATAACAGAAAAACATGCAGGAATGAACCAATCCCAAAGCTGCGAAACACAACAAAGTCAAAGAAAATAGACAAATAA